Proteins from a single region of Aureibacter tunicatorum:
- a CDS encoding YpdA family putative bacillithiol disulfide reductase produces the protein MTYDVIIIGAGPCGLSVGIEAQSNQLSHLILDKGTVAESIRQYPLQMKFFSTRENIEIGNIPFAIREPKASREEALTYYRKVAEHYQLNLELQTEVESVAQFSDGLKVQTKCGKNYIGKNVVIATGYFDNPRKLNIPGEELPHVENKYREPYKYAFSRVIIIGGGNSAVETALDLHRNGADVTLLVKENDFKPTAKYWLVPDLNNRIKEGKIKASFNTTATEIEKNLVHTKDAAGQNTSFECDYVLTLIGHTTDTKLLKSCQIKYSEDLIPAYDANTFETNIPNLYVSGTVICGTQTEKVFIENGRLHGKAIINNILNKQAILEA, from the coding sequence ATGACTTACGACGTAATCATCATCGGAGCTGGTCCATGCGGACTTTCTGTAGGTATCGAAGCCCAAAGCAATCAATTATCGCATTTGATTTTGGATAAAGGCACTGTCGCGGAATCCATCAGGCAATACCCTCTTCAAATGAAATTCTTTTCAACAAGAGAGAATATTGAAATAGGCAACATTCCTTTTGCCATAAGGGAACCAAAAGCCAGCAGAGAGGAAGCTCTTACATATTACAGAAAAGTAGCCGAACACTACCAACTCAATCTTGAATTGCAAACTGAAGTAGAATCAGTCGCTCAATTTAGTGACGGCTTGAAAGTTCAAACAAAATGCGGCAAGAATTACATTGGTAAAAACGTTGTCATTGCGACTGGGTATTTTGACAATCCTAGAAAACTAAATATACCAGGAGAAGAATTACCTCATGTTGAAAACAAATACAGAGAACCTTATAAATACGCATTTTCGAGAGTCATCATCATAGGTGGAGGGAACTCAGCTGTTGAAACCGCTCTAGACTTGCATCGCAATGGCGCCGATGTTACCTTATTGGTAAAAGAAAATGACTTCAAGCCAACTGCCAAATATTGGCTGGTTCCGGATCTTAATAATCGAATCAAGGAAGGCAAAATCAAAGCTTCCTTTAATACCACAGCAACTGAAATTGAGAAAAATCTTGTGCATACAAAAGATGCCGCTGGGCAAAACACCTCTTTTGAATGCGATTATGTATTAACATTGATAGGACATACCACAGACACAAAACTCTTAAAGAGTTGCCAAATCAAATACAGTGAGGACCTCATTCCTGCTTACGATGCAAATACCTTTGAAACAAATATACCAAACCTATACGTTTCAGGAACAGTTATCTGCGGCACACAAACTGAAAAAGTTTTTATAGAAAATGGACGATTGCATGGCAAAGCAATCATTAATAATATTTTGAATAAGCAAGCTATTCTTGAAGCATAA
- a CDS encoding patatin-like phospholipase family protein, with the protein MRKKKKKIGLTLSGGGSRGVIHIGVLHAFEKYNIMPNAISGTSMGAIIAAFYAHGISPLEILNTFKKSSIRNFFKLLISKKGIFSLKMLEKLIVNNIPHDNFNDLKIPLFVCTTNLTLGQTHFFSSGTLSNKLMASSTIPILFPAIEIDGHQYIDGGLLNNLPIEPILEICDTTIGVHVNNVPPSPRYSNMREIGIRTFSLAIAQNVKQNSSKCDYLIEPKLNKYYDFLDFNALDELFSIGYEHGEALIKKHLL; encoded by the coding sequence ATGAGGAAAAAGAAAAAGAAAATAGGGTTAACACTTAGTGGAGGCGGGTCAAGAGGAGTCATCCATATTGGCGTATTGCATGCTTTTGAGAAATACAATATAATGCCAAACGCCATCTCAGGCACAAGCATGGGAGCTATCATAGCTGCATTTTACGCTCATGGGATTTCGCCATTAGAGATTTTGAACACTTTCAAGAAAAGCAGCATACGCAACTTTTTCAAGCTTTTAATCTCTAAAAAGGGAATTTTCAGTCTAAAAATGCTAGAAAAGCTTATTGTAAACAATATCCCGCATGATAACTTCAATGACTTAAAAATCCCACTTTTTGTTTGCACAACAAACCTCACCTTAGGCCAAACGCACTTTTTCTCTTCAGGAACTTTATCCAACAAGCTTATGGCTTCTTCAACTATTCCTATACTTTTCCCTGCTATTGAAATTGATGGCCATCAGTATATAGATGGAGGGCTGCTCAACAACCTTCCTATTGAGCCAATATTAGAGATATGCGATACTACAATAGGCGTGCATGTCAATAATGTTCCTCCCAGCCCAAGATACAGCAATATGAGAGAAATCGGCATCAGGACTTTTAGCTTAGCTATAGCTCAAAATGTCAAGCAGAATTCATCAAAATGTGATTACTTAATCGAGCCAAAACTCAACAAGTACTATGACTTCCTGGACTTCAATGCTTTAGACGAACTATTCAGCATCGGATACGAACATGGAGAAGCCTTGATAAAGAAACACTTGCTTTAA
- a CDS encoding gliding motility-associated C-terminal domain-containing protein: MKLHKRFFKKLKILIWVLMLTCFSSHTSFAQLIDRDLELEVKDTLKVYTYQNQSLVVNDNSSVINLVNGTESDLDEAKVYIRYPDNSFNYQKNFDNLYLQDVDLNLAGQIVDTVSTNEITFRHLREEFYNVEYVRIDPNTQIKTIARSRFSFFYDRNNKKLEIRGDANKEAYKALFSRIIYKNTNPNIDLTQEADRTIEYILGGYFIFEDTSDDNPSNWKRHYYTVRGKDQMKTWSQARNLTEPNRPGTQDKGHRLNKMLSYFATFQSADEWRFIEREFQFDGLGGWVALQKVSGQWQWRSNDKTLVENGTLFTGLDGYNPWAIGEPNSTTNGYVAYVVPQGGDPSNGWGNNVPGIEGKWDDTFGSKNMPFIQEWHEDYAEEVLFKKNIIVRFAELNVDSEVSIGSCEEEVEISFELASVPDAELLVEWSASNANGEVVVNSEAKNGDTHSVKVKFTGDSHIFHYTVKTNQFTQDPVTDETLLTEVELETSSITVTRLAEPSITFSEDEFTRRTNSTSPITFDVNVTDASGMKTASDIVWDLTPNAGVETDFDTNSPKISPNYGAVDTYIYVGSLDDAYGCNTMDTVTVKIIEPLDITPNDKTIGYCEADGSTLHEISLKVEGEELDLTYVWSEATNGAFEPGADLEQAQVNVTVNEGATSATFKCTITDNLTGDEWVKVVEITVLPSVSVEAIDLNEFVVTKGGAVETFRLKELNDAVDESTITWSESPTQEASVDNMSSVPQLETLDVGVYTYIVEAKDTLGCGVSPATFEVELIDIPSLEIGRCQGIDDSFEVKVVDFYASTANVVYELVDSDVLESEEAPVRNQDGTVTFKLKWKESALDDNNVDLDIAEFNYKVNLDNVNGFEIGDQIVFSQQITFADLPIVNIVSGDPIVVDANQNNIDQTFEINVADLANTTIEWSDITDPQREVLSNNEQVLTPNPAASKEYKVKVSDNTYNCFVEFTFDFTRGSLKAIADTIYMYQDDVLRQIDILGNDEGVVSTTTVAIDPDAEWVYGEGELTSTGVINFTANQTPVLTTIVKQTFDYTLTDIHSNTSTATVTVFILPSSREIVIPVCETDTLVAVSDDEAYQVDWAIISGSEATIITPSGVVSDVSRILSVGVYEYTLKDAGGNPQKSGLIEVKRGTGPSVGIYAYDQQDDLYLFSDTLRIGKYEVLDEKLVLLGTEEEYFGWNINDSTDLKTIADRVDFTWQPVEIIVEKDSLFEYSFMAEDNDGCRAYDTLQIVRFNTAPEMEDVDISIRDGIPARINIDLSDEDTLDDIDTYTVVQEDGTLIHGQAEFYDGEFTYIPFTSSKFTDKVKIRACDFSGECVESYVYIESQSTGLTEVLTPNGDGKNDRFEVTIVEPSQRVHLIVMNRWGNKVYESEDYQDDWSGYSNSGSAFGNELLSQGTYFYIIKVEDMEDITGYVQIAY, encoded by the coding sequence ATGAAACTACACAAACGATTTTTCAAAAAGTTGAAAATTCTTATTTGGGTATTAATGTTGACATGCTTTTCTTCGCATACTTCATTTGCCCAATTAATTGATAGAGACTTAGAGCTCGAAGTAAAAGATACATTAAAAGTATATACTTATCAGAACCAATCTCTTGTTGTAAATGATAATAGCTCCGTCATTAATCTGGTCAATGGGACAGAAAGTGATTTGGATGAGGCTAAAGTGTATATTCGATATCCAGATAATAGTTTTAATTATCAGAAAAATTTTGACAATTTATATTTACAGGATGTTGATCTAAATTTAGCAGGACAAATAGTAGATACAGTTTCAACAAATGAAATTACTTTTAGGCATTTAAGAGAGGAGTTTTATAATGTTGAATATGTTAGAATTGATCCAAATACACAGATAAAAACAATTGCAAGATCGAGGTTTTCTTTCTTCTATGATAGAAATAATAAAAAGCTTGAAATAAGAGGAGATGCAAATAAAGAGGCGTACAAAGCTTTATTCTCAAGAATTATTTATAAAAATACTAATCCAAATATTGATTTAACTCAAGAAGCGGACAGAACAATAGAGTACATATTGGGAGGTTATTTCATTTTTGAAGATACGTCTGATGATAATCCTTCAAATTGGAAAAGACATTACTATACAGTAAGGGGCAAAGACCAGATGAAAACTTGGTCGCAAGCTAGAAATCTTACTGAACCAAACAGACCAGGTACACAAGACAAAGGACATCGTTTAAATAAAATGTTGAGTTATTTTGCAACTTTTCAATCGGCGGATGAATGGCGTTTTATTGAAAGAGAATTTCAATTTGATGGATTGGGAGGCTGGGTAGCTCTACAGAAAGTTTCCGGACAATGGCAGTGGAGGTCTAATGATAAAACTCTTGTAGAGAATGGAACTTTATTTACAGGACTCGATGGCTATAATCCTTGGGCTATTGGCGAGCCAAATAGTACGACGAATGGTTATGTAGCTTATGTTGTGCCTCAAGGAGGAGATCCAAGTAATGGATGGGGGAATAACGTTCCTGGTATCGAAGGAAAATGGGATGATACATTCGGTTCTAAAAATATGCCATTTATACAAGAGTGGCATGAGGATTACGCTGAAGAAGTTTTGTTTAAGAAAAATATTATTGTTCGATTTGCTGAGTTGAATGTAGACTCTGAAGTATCAATAGGTAGCTGTGAAGAGGAAGTTGAAATAAGTTTTGAGTTAGCTTCAGTTCCTGATGCGGAATTGCTAGTTGAATGGTCTGCAAGCAATGCCAATGGAGAGGTAGTTGTTAATTCAGAAGCAAAAAATGGAGATACCCATTCTGTTAAAGTGAAGTTCACAGGAGATTCTCACATTTTTCATTATACTGTTAAGACTAACCAGTTTACACAAGACCCAGTAACTGATGAGACATTGTTGACAGAAGTTGAGTTAGAAACTAGTTCAATTACTGTTACAAGATTAGCAGAGCCAAGCATCACCTTTAGTGAAGATGAATTTACTAGACGCACTAATTCAACTAGTCCAATAACATTTGACGTTAATGTGACGGATGCAAGCGGAATGAAGACAGCTTCAGATATCGTTTGGGATCTAACACCGAATGCAGGAGTTGAAACTGATTTTGATACCAACTCACCAAAGATTTCTCCTAATTATGGGGCAGTAGATACTTATATCTATGTTGGTAGTTTAGATGATGCTTATGGTTGTAATACAATGGATACTGTAACGGTTAAAATTATTGAACCTTTGGATATCACACCAAATGATAAAACTATAGGTTATTGCGAAGCAGATGGATCCACATTGCATGAAATTTCTTTAAAGGTAGAAGGAGAGGAGCTTGATTTGACATACGTTTGGTCTGAAGCAACGAATGGAGCATTTGAGCCAGGGGCTGATTTAGAACAAGCGCAAGTAAATGTTACGGTAAATGAAGGAGCGACATCAGCGACATTCAAATGCACGATTACAGATAATCTAACAGGAGATGAATGGGTAAAGGTTGTAGAGATAACTGTATTGCCATCTGTTTCTGTTGAAGCGATTGATTTGAATGAGTTTGTGGTGACTAAAGGGGGCGCAGTTGAAACATTTAGATTGAAAGAATTAAACGATGCTGTTGATGAAAGTACAATTACTTGGAGCGAATCCCCGACACAGGAAGCAAGTGTCGATAACATGAGTTCTGTGCCACAACTTGAGACATTGGATGTAGGTGTGTATACTTATATTGTTGAGGCGAAAGATACTCTTGGTTGTGGTGTGTCGCCAGCAACTTTTGAAGTTGAGTTGATAGATATTCCATCACTTGAAATAGGGAGGTGTCAAGGAATTGATGATTCGTTTGAGGTTAAGGTTGTTGATTTTTATGCAAGTACAGCGAACGTTGTTTATGAGCTTGTTGATTCTGATGTATTGGAAAGCGAAGAAGCTCCTGTTAGAAATCAAGATGGCACGGTGACATTCAAATTGAAGTGGAAAGAAAGTGCACTTGATGATAATAACGTTGATTTGGATATTGCAGAATTCAATTATAAAGTTAATTTAGATAATGTAAATGGATTTGAAATAGGTGATCAAATAGTATTCTCGCAACAAATAACTTTTGCTGATTTGCCTATAGTTAATATTGTTTCCGGAGATCCAATTGTCGTAGATGCTAATCAGAATAATATTGACCAAACGTTTGAAATTAATGTAGCTGACTTGGCTAATACTACTATTGAGTGGTCGGATATTACTGATCCTCAAAGAGAAGTATTATCTAATAATGAGCAAGTATTGACACCTAATCCGGCGGCATCCAAGGAGTATAAGGTTAAGGTTTCGGATAATACTTATAATTGCTTTGTTGAATTTACATTTGATTTTACTAGAGGTTCTTTGAAAGCCATAGCGGATACGATTTACATGTACCAAGATGATGTTTTGAGGCAAATTGATATTTTGGGGAATGATGAAGGTGTTGTTTCAACGACAACGGTTGCGATTGATCCGGATGCAGAATGGGTATATGGAGAGGGTGAGTTGACTTCGACAGGAGTTATCAATTTCACAGCGAATCAAACACCAGTTTTGACAACCATAGTTAAGCAGACATTTGATTATACATTAACGGATATTCATTCAAATACTTCAACAGCGACCGTTACTGTATTTATTTTACCAAGCTCACGAGAAATTGTGATACCAGTTTGTGAAACAGATACATTGGTTGCCGTGAGCGATGATGAGGCGTATCAGGTGGATTGGGCGATCATTTCAGGAAGCGAAGCCACTATAATTACACCTTCAGGCGTTGTAAGCGATGTGAGTAGAATCTTAAGTGTAGGAGTGTATGAATATACTTTGAAAGATGCAGGTGGAAATCCTCAGAAATCAGGTTTAATAGAAGTTAAACGTGGAACAGGTCCTTCTGTAGGTATTTATGCATATGATCAACAGGATGATTTATATTTATTTTCAGATACGCTCCGCATAGGCAAGTATGAGGTTTTGGATGAGAAGTTGGTCTTGCTAGGAACAGAGGAAGAGTATTTTGGATGGAATATTAATGATTCAACGGATTTGAAGACGATTGCAGATCGAGTTGATTTTACATGGCAGCCTGTAGAGATTATTGTTGAGAAGGATTCTTTGTTTGAATATTCTTTCATGGCTGAAGATAACGACGGTTGTCGAGCGTATGACACTTTGCAAATAGTTCGTTTCAATACAGCTCCGGAAATGGAAGATGTAGATATTTCGATTCGAGACGGAATTCCTGCGAGGATAAATATTGACTTAAGTGACGAGGATACCTTGGATGACATTGATACTTATACAGTTGTTCAGGAAGATGGCACTTTGATTCATGGTCAGGCGGAATTTTATGACGGAGAATTTACATACATTCCATTCACTTCATCGAAGTTTACGGATAAAGTGAAAATCCGAGCTTGTGATTTTTCAGGGGAGTGTGTTGAGTCGTATGTTTATATAGAGTCGCAATCAACAGGTCTTACAGAAGTGTTGACGCCAAATGGAGATGGGAAGAACGATAGATTTGAAGTGACAATAGTAGAGCCTTCTCAGCGAGTTCACTTGATCGTTATGAACAGGTGGGGCAATAAGGTTTACGAGTCTGAAGACTATCAGGATGACTGGTCTGGTTATTCAAACTCAGGCAGCGCGTTTGGCAATGAGTTGCTGAGTCAGGGAACATATTTCTATATCATCAAGGTGGAGGATATGGAAGACATCACTGGCTATGTGCAGATAGCTTATTAA
- a CDS encoding glycosyltransferase — MNITFLNSFAVSGGAASATNRLYKALKSKGVNVNGIGLYRENSNFDYYFYKHGLALLALEKLCFLPYEKNKNVRFQFSTALFGKNPINNQLIQEADIIHLHWINQGLLSLKSLEALAGLGKPIVWTMHDMWPITGGCHHSRSCDHYKNECGDCFYLRKPRKDDLSHKIWEKKKRIYSKGNFHLIGVSDWITSFARNSSLGEETTIHTLPNPLDTTLFQPKEKASIKELKGISPEITTISFSAFNLENKQKGFYIFKEALSILINQKPELANTCLLLLSGKISNEIALETLPIPYQYHGLITNEDEMAQFYQSSDIYVTSSLEESLGYTAMEALACETPVISFSSGGIIELVKDNETGLIAEFGNANSLAEKTLQLIEDQNLRKKLGKTGAKMIIGKYSPDVVAEQHIKLYNDIV, encoded by the coding sequence ATGAATATAACCTTTTTAAATAGTTTTGCTGTCTCTGGAGGCGCCGCAAGCGCAACAAATAGATTATACAAAGCATTGAAATCTAAAGGTGTAAATGTTAATGGAATTGGTTTATATAGGGAAAACTCTAATTTTGATTACTACTTTTACAAACATGGTCTTGCGCTACTGGCTCTAGAAAAACTGTGCTTTCTACCGTACGAAAAAAATAAAAATGTTAGGTTTCAATTCTCAACGGCACTATTTGGCAAAAATCCAATCAACAACCAACTGATACAAGAAGCAGATATCATTCATTTGCATTGGATCAACCAAGGACTCCTTTCATTGAAATCTCTCGAAGCCCTAGCGGGTCTTGGCAAACCAATCGTTTGGACTATGCATGATATGTGGCCGATAACTGGCGGATGCCATCATAGCAGGTCCTGCGATCATTATAAAAATGAGTGTGGTGATTGTTTTTATTTGAGAAAGCCCCGCAAGGACGACCTGTCTCATAAAATTTGGGAAAAGAAAAAAAGAATCTACAGCAAAGGGAATTTTCACCTTATTGGCGTGAGTGATTGGATAACTAGCTTCGCTCGAAATTCATCATTAGGCGAAGAAACAACTATACATACCCTCCCCAATCCGCTGGATACAACTCTTTTCCAACCCAAAGAAAAAGCTTCCATCAAGGAATTGAAAGGCATAAGCCCTGAAATAACGACCATTAGCTTTTCCGCTTTCAATCTAGAAAACAAACAAAAAGGGTTCTACATATTCAAAGAAGCATTATCCATCTTAATTAATCAAAAGCCTGAATTAGCCAACACATGTCTTCTGCTTCTTAGCGGTAAAATATCAAATGAGATAGCACTTGAAACATTGCCCATTCCTTATCAATATCATGGGTTGATTACTAATGAAGATGAAATGGCTCAATTTTACCAAAGCTCTGATATCTACGTTACCTCATCACTGGAAGAAAGCCTCGGTTATACGGCAATGGAAGCGCTTGCCTGTGAAACTCCAGTGATTTCTTTTTCCTCAGGAGGCATTATTGAGCTAGTAAAAGATAATGAGACGGGATTAATTGCCGAATTCGGCAATGCGAATTCATTGGCTGAGAAAACCCTGCAATTAATAGAAGACCAAAATCTTAGAAAAAAGCTTGGAAAAACCGGCGCCAAAATGATCATTGGTAAATATAGCCCTGATGTCGTCGCAGAACAACATATTAAACTTTACAATGATATAGTTTAA